The genomic region attatatgttttagttattatattatgtatatatttttaaattgtggttTTAAAGCACAAGAAAAAAGTAACTAGAATTTAAAAGATTtgacttaattattatattacgTTATACTTTTAGTATTGGTTATCTAGATGCTCATAttggaaaataatatttttacttgtGGAAAgactatttatttgattttatttattatacataaaatattttaaaattaatataattttaaaattttatgttcttTTTAGTATGGATTATTAATGTAACAAAGAAGGTTAACGTTAGGTAAGATACCTTTCACACGAACCTAGTtaataaattagattaaaacttataacttgattaaaatttatgacttaAATTACTGAATTAGAAACattcaacaaaattattataattgttttacaACTTACTCTTTTTTGGGTATGCTTACAACTTACAATTATTAAATTGAGTGAATctccaaaatcaaaatagacTGTTACATCTTGCAAATGAATCGTGAGaatttagagtttttttttcttactcatAATCTTTCATATATGACACAGaaataattagataaatattaattttactatatatttattatgtaattcTATTAGTTGAATTTGATGGGGTTGGAAGCTCAAGAACTTAGCTATTCAACTCAATTATAGTTGGATGCACTAAGACTAACCCAAAttgcaaaaatattattaaattggaTTGATTTGGAGGGATTTGGGGATTGCTCACAATTCGCTCACACtcctaataaataaaaacaagaaaaaatattttcacttatttgaatgagtaaaaaaatgaattgaaataaataacttatatgaaatttattttatatcaactaaaagtgtaatttttatttcattatttttatttttaatataatttttttattattatttaaaattcttatatcataaataatgtttttataacaaaaaagaagaaacatcattttccTCCCATTCCATGCCTAGTGGGATGGAAGTGTTTTTTTggatctcattttttatttttcttttcaaacaaacaggagaaatttaatatttatattctatCTCTCGTTTTCTTTTCAGTTTATTTCCATCCAAACAAATAGAAGCTTAGAGTCCAAAATACACTACTTTTGTTATAACTAACAGAAACATGtgtttgattttctattttactATATTGTAGGACttactttaaattttgagcTCCAATTAATGTGAACGTTTTTAATCCAATCTAATGAAGCATGTGTCATAATTGAGCTAGCTTAGTCAAGTTCAATCGGGTTGCCCGTTACTTTTCCTAATTTGGTTaagaataaaactaaaataacttttgataTTAAGAATAGTTATACTGTTAGTCTtttcattattttcctaaatgtaataataaataacatatcatgtctatttatttagatttagttatatttttttttggaccgGAGGTTTAGTTATACTTTTACTCCTGAAATTTAGAGTAAATCATTTTGATCtcccaaattgaaaaaaaaaaaatttaattactcaaacttaaaaaaatatatatttttattccttaaaaTTTAAGTGTATTATTGAAAGTAGTGAAAAGTTGTTACGTGATACCGTCTAACATTTGTTTGTTTCTCGGGAttggaaacatatttttgaaatttaagagactgaaatagttttttaatttaaagaccaaaaataatttcatcctagattttaaaataaaaatataattaaactttttatttattacactaaaataaatttgacaataaaaataattatcatatgaTCATCTTGAAAGAAACAAGATGAGGTAATTAATTAGACTTCTCAACCATCCTTAAGAGTTgaaatcaatttgatttaattaaggTATGGTTTTTAGTAGttggagaaaataaaatagtaaaaatccAGAAAAAAGGTTACTCCCGAAGGATGGTCAAACAGATTAGGTTGTTAGTCTTTCAATAAGAGATCTCAAATATCTTGAATTATcaaatcataataatatttgtgaatttttttatgatggtaaaataataaaataaactgtgaaaataataattaattaactattaattttaacaatttaagtTAATAAAGGGACTAAAACCATAAACGGAGAATTTTTACAGGGACTAAgacaaaataaactttttttgagggactataaaacataaatcatgataaaatgagagtttgttttcataattttaccTTCTTTATTGGGTGTGAAACcaacataattttttcttaaaaaagtttttttttgtgtgtgtgattaaatgtttttaaaatcggACATTGAGCCGATGAATGTactaatttaaagtttaatGGTCTAATCGTAATTGAattgctttatattttgtaatattatataatatattaattaataaaataatataaaatttaaaacgaTAACTtaatataaatgaataaattatatattttataagataaaaattttaatagttggaaaaaaatgatagttatgtgaaatatttaaatgtgtatttttatttactttaattatGTTTCAAACTTGAGATGaattatatcaaatattttaaggatttaGTGAATACATCATTGATTATGATATAATCACAATTAATTATGTTTACAACCTACAAGTTCTATTGATTTACATAACTAACTatataaatacaataattaattatataggcAAAAAAGAATATACAAAGGACTACAAGTTTCTTGGGACAATTTTGGAAGGATCATTTTTTATTAGCCAACCCAAATTCACTCCCTTTTATCCCGTGAAActcacaaattttttaaaacttgtatCCCCGACTCATCTATGTCAAATACCCATCCCACAACTTTCATCCCTAAATAACCTCAAATTCATCCTCTTAAATCAAACacaacctaaaaaaaattaagaatgaaaaaccttttcttataaaaaaaacttaattaaccctTTACTAACTAATTATTAGTTGGCTTGTGACTCGTGCCACAAAGTCCTTACTTCTGActtttattttggataaatacTTACTACCTTTTGATTTGATGATAAGTAGCAGTACATAAATAGAATATTTTTACTTGTGATAAATTGGCacaaataatttgatatttgGTCCTTAATCAAGATCTATagtttaattattgatttaaatatgaaattgttATTGAAGATATTACTTTATCTTGAAATGAACCAACCTGACGGGAGATAACTAGTCAAATATAAGAATTCTAAGATACCTCTTAgtaaaaatgaattatataaattatatccttttaacatataaaaataatttcacattaaAAAAAGACTTGCATGCGTAAAAAATTAACTAGGAAAAGTATAAGGTAACTAAATAATTagttagaaatttcaaaataataattttaattactaacTTGTATCCCAAAatcataaactaaataatattaagtagCATGTAACTTGTGGCATATATTCTTCTTATTCGAGATGTGATACAtgctaaaaaaaaactaatattatacaaattattactCAATAGGACCACGTCATTATAATTAAACAATTGAAACCCTTTAAGTTTGTTTTCTTACTCATATACCACCTCTGAATTTTTcagcttaaataaataaaaaagatggatCAATAATGGAATTCTGGACTTGCATAACACGTCATTTGGCATTTTAGGGTAGGCATTCCATCATTTCATGCATGAGTGGCCACCAAATCATCAATTGATCACTCACATCTCGGCAAAACAAGACACCAAATTTGCTGATCAGAGAGGCAAATACAATAAAACTCTTGCTCGTTTTACTACTTTATTGAGGATAATTCCTATTAAATATCGATCATTAAGGGTATCTCGGTGGTTAGAATAGGAAAGttattttatccattttttgtaattgattatttgatatattaataGTATATGATTTCTTATCTTGCTTATCCAATTTTgtttgtataatattttattataatcatcattattattattgatggtTCTAGCATTATTATCATTGTCATAATCATCATTCTTGTTATTATCACATGGTGAtgacaacaatgatgattttagGTAAGTCTTTTGATATAAatccttaattttaatttaaaaattagattaattatttttattctcacttaaaaagttattcTCATGTGAtatgtttctttatatacaaaataacaatatatataataataatttaaatttttatatagttaaaagaaaagtgctttcataaataaaaacatatgatttaattaaaattatgtattttataatttgtaaaaattaaaattttaaatcaaagtcaCTTTAATTTTAGGAAGTTATATGTAACTTGAATGAAAGAGTAATTTTGTCATTTaatcacattttatattttatattatcgtTATATGCTTCATATTAAATGAAAGACAAGATAACACAAATACTATTATTTAGTTTGTTATATGGTATGCATCAAATACTTGATAGGATTGAATTTATCATGCTCTTATTTAGTGGTGACAAAATGAGTTAGGCTAACCGGTTGAACCTAGACCGGCCACTAAAATATACTAAGGTTTAGACTTTAAAATTTGAGCATGAATTAAATGTGTACTTTTTAGTATGATCTAATAAATTTCTCATCATGATTATCTATTTTCAATACAATTTATTatcttaattacattttttcctCACAAGATTTTATTTAAGGAACTTAAGttcaattttattataactaATAACATATTGGTTTATTGAATagttttattcaattatatcCTCAAagcataatataattaaaatatcatactCAAATCaatctcttttttaattaaaaaaaataaatttgcgTATTTTGGAATTTGGGGGCACGAATAGCacttcaaaataaacattattaacaaataaagtttggattttaattaacattcaaattaattaagctaacaatttattattcacaaaaaaaaaacccatgtgaccagaaacaaataaataaaatatgcatgaaattgaataattgattgaaattgacctttttattttttatatggatGCTTTTCAGTAGTTTAACTGtaattgtgtttttttctcACTATTTTACCCTTATTTACTAAATGTACCTTccttatgtatttttaatattttttacactcAAATATACTTTTGGAACACTCTCACCATAAATCCAAACATTCCTTGAGCCGtccaattttgatttgtttggttGGTAATGGAGTTTATTGCTATCTTCATGTGTTTGCAATCTATATTTTAAGGTTTAAGGTCTAACTAGCTTAGTTTCTCATATCTTACACCAATATTAATTtcacaatttataatttattggagtaattttttatattatttaaaattttaatatattactaattatttagtttaaattttaataaatatattttaataaatataccaataaatatttaaatatatttttatatacacatgctaaaaaaattgctattattaaaaatgttatccTAAGTAAGATCTTCGGTgtgaatcaattaaaattatctttaatcattattgttaattactaatagaattatttaaatttacacgTGTATGttttataatagaaaaattactatattttaaaatatacttataatgggatatttttcacatttttacttaatcaacaaaaaatatatcatatcaaTTTATATGGTTCTTAtatctattatataaaattaaaaaaatagataaatataaaatatgcataattgaattatataaaatttacattaactaaattatttttagagaaTGAATATGAGAGTAGCACATAACATCACCCACTGAAtaaaatctttatatatatatatatatatatatatatatatatatatatatatgatttttggcATTGTATACTTTCTCAACTGTTGTTTATAGGTCCAACCAACTTCGGGCCTCTCTGTTTTTTTCTTCAGACATTTTATGGGCAATTGTTTCCTACACCCTGTGAAAATTTTAAGACAAAAATGTTCTCTAGCTCTCACCAGGTACCTCCATTCTCTTAAGCAAACCCTAGTTGTCTCCTCCATAACCACCACTCCCCACCTTCACCCAACCACCCAACACCAACAACTTTGGGCCTCTCTGTTATCATACTTCAAATTGAGTAATCTGAAACAAGTTTTTGGATTacttaattcaaaattatgttaacatcattttggGACAACAAAATTTGGAACTAGCATGTTGCACCACCCCCACCAACTATCTTATCATAGTTTCGGGTTGAATAAATCAGAAAACATGTAATTCAGATTACTCAATCTGAAACTTTGATAGAAAAATTCTGGATTTATTGTTATGGATACAAAAAAGAAATGCAGTAATGAgcaataagaaaaggaaaaaagaaaaagagagagagaggaaggtGTATTGGCAAAGGCAGGTTGGTGCATGGTTGTGATTCACACGTTGGAGGTGATGGGTGGTTAGAGGGTGGCATGATGGTTGGTTTCATGCGAAGGTTGTGTTGGGTGGGTGCAATGGTGGTGTTTGGATGCAACGATGGTATTGGGTGGTTGTGATGGTTATGGAGATTTGGAAGAGACGTTTAGGGTTTGCTTGGTAGACTGGAGTAGCCTCGTGAAAACTAAGGAGATTTTTTCCCATTTagtctgttttaaaatttctatgGGGTGGAGGAAGCCAAAACTAAGATGCAGAAAGCAATTGCCCATTTAATTTAATCCTGATCCTAAGTCGCTTTTATAAATAAGACtacaaattattcatttaaataaaaaattgctaGCTTACCAATTAGCTATTTAAGCAATAAGACTATTGGTCCCCATAATTTGAAGATTCACGTTGttcaaattaaaacattaatataGTCACATTTTGTCACTGATCAACCATACAATCTAATTAGCACTTTGTTAAATATTTCTCAACTCCTTTAATAAAAGGAgctaaaagtagaaaaaaaatccCGTTAATAGTGTAGACAAACATACCTAGAAATGATGAGTGctgaataagaaaattaaacaaaagaagACAAAATTCATTTGTAAAACCATATTATTACATTGCCATTGACATGAACTCCTTCAGATGTTAATCCATCAAAATCCCACCACAAAATAACTAGTCCTTCTTATCGCGAGCAGCCCTTGCAAGATGTTTCAGTTCAGCTATTTTCCACCTAACAATCAAGTAACATAAGGAGAATAGTGTATTGATCTGCATAAAGAGAAAGATACTTGAAGTCaatattcaatataaaaaaataaaaatactagcACTGAAAAGGATACGTGAAAGAAAGCACTAACCAAGATTATCATAGAAATTACAAGAAGAGGTCCAGACCAAAGAACAGACATAAATAGTCCACTCGGATCAAAGTAGTTATGACTAGAGAAGCTTTTCCAGTTTTTTCCCAAAAATCTGTTCAGACTCTCAGCAAGATATACACCAACCACTGCATCAAAACAATTTGTAGGTAAGACAAGCTTCAAATAAAGAGATAAAACGACAACCAAGCCTGTTCCCACTAGAGAGATTGAATAACAAGTCTTGTTATGGTAGTAGCATCAGGACCAACCCACTAAGGGTCCTAAAAACATAACTACTAACTTTCCAGCACATACACCTTGAATGTATTGAGCTTGAATATTCAATTTAATAGATTAAAATGGTACTTCATATCACCACCAAATCAGTGGCTAAGACAATCCATCATCAAATTTCTCATTGAAAAAGAAATCTTGACATtaatgaaatggataaatttgcAATCATCTGAGCTCTTCACTAAGTAAAGAATATATGGTTCCAAGGTGCTAGTATGAATGAATCTTGATCCTCTAATTTGACAATTTTAGGTATTGTTTGCAATTATAAAAACAtgacaagaaaaatattttataaggatgAAGTAGTGTATAGGATAGAATTCGTctcaatttcacataatttttGCTTGGCATTTCACCCCAGGCCTAACTTTATCATCATGAAGGATCGaagaaaagcaacaaattcaaacagGAACAAAGCTAGCGGCGTCAAAAGCAATAGAGCAGTTTTAAATAAGCCTATATAgttgattaaaaaattcattcaataaaataaataaggaatGCCACATGCATGtcaaaagaaacaagaacattTGAAAGCTCGTCTTCTTCCTAGAGAGGATAGTTACAAGCAGCAACACAACATGGAATCCTGGTAATCGCATTACCCAAGGTTCCTGAAAcagagtgaaaagaaaaattagtaaATCAAAATGTTATCAATCGTAAGAAAgttcagaaaaagaaaaatgataaagacTGAACAATCTGAGAACAGAAAAAACACTGAATGTCATGATTCAAAAACAGTATTTTCTATCCAAATGTTATATGCATTGTACCCTAAATAGTAGAGTGTATAGATTGGAAATCTCATGATATTGCCGCCAAGAACAAACATGACTAGTCTTCCATTGATCCTTTTTTTtcccattaaattaaaaagtcatCATATTGTTTATAACCTTTGATAGCATTATTCAAATTATTCAACCACCACCATCATGTAAAATTAGTGAATTAGACAACGATACCAGCAAGAGACCACCACAACAACCATAATAAAGCAGATAACTTTTTCACTTTTTGATTTGAAATTCGGGCTCATGAAAAATCCTTGGACCTTTCGATCATGCTTTCAAAAGCCTATCATCCATCCAGTTGAACTTTCTTTTAATTCAGATTTTGGTAGGAAATAAACAATGAATAAATGAATTGGTTCGATTCAATCTAATTTGCACAGacaaattgaaaaataacaaaattgatGGCACTCTAAACATACAGAATCTAGTGTCACACCAACAATGGATCGCAAATCCAACACACACATAGGTTGATGCGAAGTGTTAATAAACTGTGGCTCACACCAACAATGTTAAATACTTTCATACCATAAATCAAAATTCtcattcataaaaataatattacaagaCATAAGGTATTTCAATAACTAGACGCAGGGAGACTAATagttaaagaatcaaatttCTGTTAACATATTTAAGTACCTTAGTtatctaataaatataatgaacCTTATTAATATACCTATTATCTTTCTcatataattgtatttttttatagtaggattaaaaaggtagagaataaaataaaattaacatttatctCAATTTAATAGGACATCAATGTGTCATATGAAAGTCACTGTGATTTTTTAGAACATCTACATTGAACGTATTTATATGAGTTGTTTAatattaaagatatttatttaacttttttttaattgaaacatatgatttgaagttgtttatatAAACATGGGTACTTATGTTGTTTAAcaattatatcataaataacataatttttaaatattataagacctacaaaattaagttaaatactcattttaataattttaatatcagaataaatttttttatagaaaatttaaatttatataaagttataaaacttacaaaattaaaataaataatttatctaagcaattatacattaaaattaGTATGTGTAACATCATTTAGCCTGTAAATTGAAATGAACAATGAattattgttcaatttttttttggaagcaaGTGTTGATCACAAAACTAATtttgctataaaaaaaattaaatatacaataatttatacttttcttGTATCATTATTATaaggtttaattaattaattcattagaATTAAGGaaataagttgatttttagttgagaacattaaattcattttaaattgacaTTTTTTCCCCAAAACTATCCCATTGACAAAACTATCACAATCAATAGGTTTCATTGTTACACTAGTCTAAAATTGAgtttaattaaagatatttttaaagaaataactaATGTGGAGGACAATTTAGATTGAGTATTATATAAAAGATCAAATCGCACTTTTGAATTGGAATAGCAATTTGTATAGCATTTTTGTGTATTTATCTCTTTTACACATTATTTGTTACATTTTATAATGATAGATataaacccaaaaaaaatgttatacaaactgttatataaattattgtacaTACTGCATATATTACATCTCATAATAAAACTTTGAACAAACTTTTCTCTGTTTCCTACATTTTCAATGGGTGTACCACTTCCACACATTTCTTTTCCATTGCAAAAGAATTGGCTTGGCAAAGTAAACCTTTTGCTTTGATCCAAAATTTGAGTCAATCATTCTCAAACCTTCAAAAGCAGTTGATAAACGTAACCAAATCAATATTAAAGACTcgttaagcaaaattaaaagagaaaaactgtaaaatgagtatttaaataaaatggaGTTTTATTTTCGTACATGGTTAATATAGAGATTTTTACActatcaactaataaaaaaatgtcttaattataaccttttaaagtaattaatacaaaaatccaAAATGTTACTATATTTGCGCATGTTCATGATagataacaaatatttatactgtcgatacattttaattaaatacatgaaaaataatGTTACATGTTTAACAGGAGAAAAGAGTGTGAAGATTTATTATTGCAACTCATCAAATGTATCGCTTTCATAATAATTTACTCTTATGTTCTGTTTAAACTTTGAAACTTGAGTatagatgaaaataaattatccaaaaaTGTTGTCACAGTCACACATGAAATACCTCTTTATAAATGCATCAAACAGTTTCAACCAAAGCCCGTCGCAACCTCCCTTTATTCTTCCTTTCTTTGGCATGTTCAAAGGACTTACTACATGGTGTCAACATGTGGAACAATATACAAACAGACAGAAAACGATGTCCATTAATGATAGCAACATAAATTGACGCCTCCacgaaataatattaaaagacaTCACCAAAGAAAAtcttacataattaaaatatattataaaatatgaaaataattttttacttatatatataatcatttggGTGAACAAGATATCTTTATCCAAAGTTAAGAATCAAACCCCATGATTATATGTTTAAGAGATAACTTACTTAACAATGTTGCACATtgatggtatatatatatatatataatcatagtattaattgaataaattaacGAAAGTCATATACATTACCTGCAACTTTGTGGTACGCTCCAAGTAAGATTTGACTGTTTTTTGTCAATTTCAGACAATGCCATATACTTCTTCCAATCCTCAAGCAAAATTTTAAGATCATTGACTTTGTTGTCTATGCCAACACAACAATTGGCATGCATTGTTGAGACCTTGTTGAAGTCCTTGCTAGGCTCACAAAACCCTCCAAAATAGCTAGTGCTAAGGAACCTAATCTTCAGCTTCATGTGGGAAATTAAGGGGTGCATTTTGATCTTATTGAACACAGCCTGCTCACCCAACCCTGGGTACTCTTTGCTAGAGTTGAACCAGAACTTGTTAAACCAAATAGTTCGGTTATTCgattttatgtatttaaaccCTCCATTTGGATAGTTGTATATGTCAGAGGAGTTGCCATTGAAAGCATCACAAGCTATTTGGAAATCTGCATCTTCATAAAATTGTTTGAAGGGATCTCTAAGCCACATTATATCAGTATCCtgcaaagaaaaacaaagaaaaacaaacccTTTACCTTGTTGTCTTGTGTGGTAGAGTGTGTGCATTGTAAAGATCTTacgaagctttttttttttttttcaaaagaaatacatgtataattttgtatatataccgTGAACACAAAGTTATATCCCATCTCAAGAACAGAAGTGAGGAATTCAGTTCTTCTCCACATCATGTGTAGGTATGTCGGGGTCATGAATAATACTTCACCGGTGAAATTGGCACCTTTAGTTTCAACTTGGTAACAATGTTTGTGCAAAGCAAGGCAATAAGCATTTGTCTTTTGGTCCCAAGTTATTACCACCAAGTGATTTAAAAGCCATTGTGTCTCATTCCCTAGGCGAAAACTCTCAAGAAAGAGGTCAAATACCGAACCTGGCTTTGCCCATGCATCGTTTAAAGTTGTGATTATCACTGTCTTATCCTTCATAGACGCAGTTCTAAAAACACTCTCTAGCTTTGATTCATAACCAGCCTGATGCATAAAGTCAAGACTACATCAAATACTTGGTAACCCAAGTTCATATTTCTCTGAAGAAATTTTCATGAGACTAGCAGTGCAAAGTTAAGCTTAACAAATAACAACTAGTTAGCCATATGCTtgtcaaaaagataaaatagtacaATCCCTTCATAGAGTGCAAAAGCATCAAATGAGCAAGAAATCAAATTATCTGAGATTTATGTAACAAATAATAATCCACAATGGTTagaaaaaatccaaaaagaaGGGCAAAAGTTGCAAGACATCAAATAGGAAGTGAAAAGTAAGTGATGTAAACAAACTTCTAAACATCAATATAACAAAATGGTACGTACGTACCCTCCATTCACATATATATCAACAAGACTAGTGACACATATAGCTATTTTGGGTGAAAATTGTATACAAATTCTACATTTGCAGTGACCTCCAAGTCCTCACAATTATGCAAAGTATATATACAACTACAGAATGGTAGCAGACCGTGTGAAATTAGCAGGTAAACTGTCATTATGATCATGGCATCCACAAAAGAATTATATCTCCAAAAGGAATATATCCCATTATTCTTTTTCCAGTTATGCATCAATAATCAAACAATTAATGcattaataatatcaaaaatcaaagaatcaaaattataatttaaccaattaaataacataattaactaaggtacgtttccacaaaaagaaaaaccttAGGTACGTTTATTCTCATATAAATGCTGATAATTCAAAAACTTAAATGCAACCGGGAATCAGACATAACCGATCAAGTAGAGAAATTTGTTGTTGCTATCTTAAATCACCAAACCAGAATGTCAATGTCAATAGTTGAAGTTTGTgaatgtttaattaataaatgattttcttCAATGTGTTATTTAATTTCGAATTGATTAGCAATCCCACGTCGgattaatttctttcttgaGTATCCTtgaaagattatatatataagaaaacttAAGTAAGGCTTTAAGATCTAATCCCATTTATCTTATAATAGCATTCATTGTTTTTTCTCTAAGAGAAAAATTCGGAGAAAAATATAGTTTTCCCTATGAGgtctttttagtatttttattttcttattatttttaaaagagattgttaatatatattctctcattgtattttaaaaagagGTCATGCAATCTCTTTCAGATGGTGAAAATCTCTTATATTCTTATATGTGGGTTTTCCCTCGTTGAGGGTTTTCCACGTCACGTTGTTACTCAAATACCCAAATTATACAGCCCACT from Glycine soja cultivar W05 chromosome 16, ASM419377v2, whole genome shotgun sequence harbors:
- the LOC114390050 gene encoding uncharacterized protein At4g15970-like codes for the protein MKKNTSAMENAGGIKAWSFRRHQLLVRRVMQLTMFIAGLPVLWVFLSNSASSIEFHTFSHYFTAQSTKAGYESKLESVFRTASMKDKTVIITTLNDAWAKPGSVFDLFLESFRLGNETQWLLNHLVVITWDQKTNAYCLALHKHCYQVETKGANFTGEVLFMTPTYLHMMWRRTEFLTSVLEMGYNFVFTDTDIMWLRDPFKQFYEDADFQIACDAFNGNSSDIYNYPNGGFKYIKSNNRTIWFNKFWFNSSKEYPGLGEQAVFNKIKMHPLISHMKLKIRFLSTSYFGGFCEPSKDFNKVSTMHANCCVGIDNKVNDLKILLEDWKKYMALSEIDKKQSNLTWSVPQSCR